In Drosophila innubila isolate TH190305 chromosome 2R unlocalized genomic scaffold, UK_Dinn_1.0 1_C_2R, whole genome shotgun sequence, the following are encoded in one genomic region:
- the LOC117784858 gene encoding uncharacterized protein LOC117784858 has protein sequence MFGSKLRSWMETHIVRPRKKNNKHKQTENGGNSSKAGTLPQSSNLKSTTSPVLTSGSGSHSHSIASPVRRREVSPIQCHTPSRYGWQSPDQDTHTITSPKSDNLLYAPHRYQRHQSLPPLQQLQQQQQLNVPSKDSCSSSADKSPMRVNCSSSSISSLSWSTGSKEPSMQSSAKQASFKVEHIEVANDYQTPVEDEVDYEEVGALLLRPQPPIQDYQRPSSENMISLQLVYEEEEGQQKLHCQSRQNNSQHVHYGRLLPSKLAAVQLGDSVENLTVALPPPPPAVINRMRTPRGLPRGNFMPGPRPHSLSSPESAYSTGYSTDGTSPCAVSGSLSSNPPAPEYYINMRSGTHYFPSRSVNSLAIEAQRYKFGLNRIEEMSPMDPLPKSNFGNVLEPNPSPLALQRSCQGASKLFESPSPRQRPRIRTNPWYSTVEHSAQIISGGRLELDATSTTSTTSSGIKSSNELEVRPNNNTATKTTPIKAAATKTTTTSAITTPKKLSESSEGSSSSSTEVENLHAPHTIKRRHLVEQQVGIGVEVGVGVGVEIAVVDAFMVSDDEATLNEMIGKFDESYVYEKETDILSSDSDHTDCASELDTGQDAGDECDTDELLDIDFIDTSSMQEVLLERQDQQRNLGSCQYYPNASPQILRRSSTRSRRRNQQEQQEQQRRRKRFLKTRKKSCENREKIDNSPLREPRGSRSVGGTPVCLRRQLLGPKERIYKTSPLSNRSNSLIFGSVNEPHFMTIAESEKALMKADLEADMKYKQLIMEAESLLESLKNSLQSIPRDTPVASPRRLNPLANKRVEMLKHSEVESKKQAPPAPPTPPLEHELAAAINKRIELLKFETSAGASPPNSPKTGRCSPRKTHLTNFMNQNAPPELPPRKPLSPQLQLNGRRLQGSPRSSRRQILANGSDSELEDMANHNYLPPQHKVQQPYNNMDYNNRNVTDNQNNFYCPHSEPLKRKVYKGSSSFERIKKTFDLELDMSERPKSIGHSNKRHQSKLLASVSAKSSMQDVTVDSANKQQLIVSTIVDLKRSLEHQSYQLNGLTEE, from the exons ATGTTTGGGTCCAAGCTGCGTTCCTGGATGGAAACGCACATTGTGCGTCCAcgcaaaaagaacaacaagcaCAAGCAGACGGAAAATGGTGGCAACAGTAGCAAAGCGGGTACCTTGCCCCAAAGCAGCAATCTGAAGTCCACAACGAGTCCAGTGTTAaccagtggcagtggcagtcaTAGTCACAGCATTGCCAGTCCGGTGCGACGACGTGAGGTGTCGCCCATACAATGCCAT ACTCCAAGCCGTTACGGTTGGCAATCGCCGGATCAGGATACGCACACCATAACCTCACCCAAGTCGGACAATTTGCTGTATGCGCCACATCGCTATCAACGCCATCAGTCGCTGCCTCCGCTGCAGCAgctccagcagcaacaacagctgaatGTGCCCAGCAAGGACAGCTGCAGTTCCAGTGCGGACAAATCTCCGATGCGGGTTaactgctcctcctcctccataTCGTCGCTTTCTTGGTCTACCGGCTCCAAAGAGCCATCGATGCAGTCGTCGGCCAAGCAGGCCAGCTTTAAAGTGGAGCACATTGAAGTGGCCAACGATTATCAGACGCCAGTCGAGGATGAGGTGGATTACGAGGAGGTGGGCGCATTGTTGCTGCGTCCACAGCCCCCGATTCAGGATTATCAGCGTCCAAGCTCTGAGAATATGATCAGCCTGCAGTTGGTCTACGAGGAGGAAGAGGGACAACAGAAGCTGCACTGCCAATCCCGGCAGAATAACAGTCAGCATGTGCACTACGGACGACTCTTGCCCTCCAAGCTGGCCGCCGTTCAGCTGGGCGACTCCGTGGAGAATCTGACTGTGGCACTACCTCCGCCACCGCCGGCAGTGATCAACCGCATGCGGACACCACGAGGTCTGCCACGTGGCAACTTCATGCCTGGTCCACGTCCACACAGCTTGTCTTCGCCGGAGAGCGCCTACTCCACAGGCTACTCCACCGATGGCACCTCGCCCTGCGCCGTCAGCGGCAGCTTGAGCTCGAATCCTCCTGCTCCGGAGTACTACATCAACATGCGCAGCGGAACTCATTACTTCCCTAGTCGGTCCGTCAACTCGCTGGCCATCGAGGCGCAACGCTACAAGTTCGGGCTTAATCGCATTGAGGAGATGTCTCCAATGGATCCGCTGCCTAAGAGCAACTTTGGCAATGTCCTGGAGCCGAATCCCAGTCCGTTGGCCTTGCAGCGTTCCTGTCAAGGAGCCAGTAAGCTCTTTGAAT CACCCTCGCCGAGACAACGTCCTCGCATACGGACCAATCCCTGGTATAGCACCGTCGAGCACAGTGCACAGATAATTTCTGGGGGAAGGCTGGAGCTGGATGCCACCAGCACCACCTCCACCACATCCTCAGGCATTAAGTCAAGCAATGAGCTGGAAGTGCgcccaaacaacaacacagcaacCAAGACCACACCTATTAAAGCAgccgcaacaaaaacaacaacaacatcggcaATTACAACCCCTAAGAAGTTGTCTGAGTCCTCGGAAGGGTCGTCGTCGTCCTCGACTGAAGTGGAAAATCTGCATGCACCACATACCATCAAGCGGCGCCACTTGGTGGAGCAGCAGGTAGGAATAGGAGTggaagtgggagtgggagtagGTGTGGAAATCGCTGTTGTGGATGCCTTTATGGTTAGCGATGACGAGGCGACACTCAACGAGATGATTGGCAAGTTTGACGAGAGCTATGTCTACGAGAAGGAGACGGACATACTCAG CAGCGACTCGGATCACACCGACTGTGCCTCGGAGCTGGATACAGGACAGGATGCGGGCGATGAGTGTGATACTGATGAGCTGCTGGACATTGATTTTATCGACACTTCCTCTATGCAGGAAGTGCTGCTGGAGCGTCAGGATCAGCAGCGTAATCTGGGCAGCTGCCAGTATTATCCCAATGCCAGTCCCCAGATCCTGCGACGCTCCTCGACGCGTTCCCGTCGCCGAAatcaacaagagcaacaggaACAGCAGCGTCGCCGCAAACGATTCCTCAAGACGCGCAAGAAGAGTTGCGAGAATCGCGAAAAGATCGACAACTCGCCTTTACGGGAGCCACGAGGTAGTCGGAGCGTCGGTGGCACGCCCGTCTGCCTGCGACGACAGCTCTTGGGACCAAAGGAGCG GATCTACAAGACGTCGCCGTTGTCGAATCGCTCGAATTCGTTGATCTTTGGCAGCGTCAATGAGCCGCACTTTATGACCATCGCGGAGAGCGAGAAGGCGTTGATGAAGGCGGATCTGGAGGCGGACATGAAGTACAAGCAGCTCATTATGGAAGCCGAATCGCTGCTCGAGTCCTTGAAGAACAGCCTGCAAAG CATTCCACGTGACACGCCCGTCGCCAGTCCACGTCGCCTCAATCCGTTGGCCAACAAACGCGTGGAAATGCTGAAGCACAGCGAGGTTGAGTCCAAGAAGCaggcaccaccagcaccaccaacgCCTCCACTGGAGCACGAGTTGGCGGCGGCAATTAACAAACGCATCGAGCTCCTCAAATTTGAGACTTCAGCCGGAGCTTCGCCTCCAAACAGCCCCAAGACGGGCAGATGTAGTCCACGCAAGACGCATCTGACCAATTTTATGAATCAGAATGCAccgccagagttgccaccacGTAAACCACTTTCACCACAGCTGCAGCTAAACGGACGACGTCTTCAGGGAAGTCCAAGGAGCAGTCGTCGGCAAATCCTAGCAAATGGCAGTGACTCGGAACTGGAGGATATGGCGAATCACAACTACTTGCCACCGCAGCATAAAGTGCAGCAACCCTACAACAACATGGACTACAACAATCGCAATGTGACGGATAACCAGAATAACTTCTATTGTCCACACAGTGAGCCGCTGAAGCGTAAGGTCTACAAGGGCAGCAGCTCCTTTGAGCGGATTAAAAAAACCTTCGACTTGGAGTTGG ATATGAGTGAACGTCCAAAATCGATTGGGCATTCGAATAAACGTCACCAATCGAAGCTCTTGGCTTCGGTTTCTGCCAAAAGCTCCATGCAGGATGTAACTGTAGATAGTGCTAACAAGCAGCAACTTATAGTTAGCACCATTGTGGATCTGAAGCGAAGTCTGGAACATCAGAGCTATCAGCTAAATGGTCTAACAGAGGAATAG